The following are encoded in a window of Gasterosteus aculeatus chromosome 5, fGasAcu3.hap1.1, whole genome shotgun sequence genomic DNA:
- the eif3c gene encoding eukaryotic translation initiation factor 3 subunit C isoform X8 → MSRFFATGSDSESEESSSADEITPKAPGTTYKPSLLLSDDEEDTKRVVRSAKDKRFEELTNLIKTIRNAMKIRDMAKCLEEFEQLCRAFLKSKTIVDKEGVPSFYIRLLADLEDYLNQVWEDKEGKKKMNKHNAKALSTLRQKIRKYNRDYETEITSYKENPQESADEEEEKEAGDSGSSSDSDGEEDEDGVPAKSFLKKKPEVTPDASKFLKSAKGSGDESSSSDDDEDWGSDTVDSGSESSDEGDGKGASLAVVFLKKAQEGEKSTEKIGKKKKKEKKELREEEFEEEEGGEGVEGGWEKVKGGAPMVKEKPKMFAKGTEINVPVVVKKLNEILQARGKKGTDRAAQIELLHALANIAGENNLGQGVLVKIKFNIIASLYDYNPNLAAFMKPEMWKKCLECIDELLDILFEHNDIFIGENIAEDSESLIISDQPFRVRGCILTLVERMDEEFTKIMQNTDPHSQEYVDNLKDEGHVCGIIDRLLDYMETKGSTEEICRVYLRRIMHTYYKFDYKAHRRSLGLPVESKSEQDQEESEGEDSAVIMDRLCKFIYAKDRTDRIRTCAILCHIYHHALHSRWYQARDLMLMSHLQDNIQHADPPVQILYNRTMVQLGICAFRQGMIKDAHNALLDIQSSGRAKELLGQGLLMRNMQERNAEQEKIEKRRQVPFHMHINLELLECVYLVSAMLLEIPYMAAHEFDARRRMISKQFHHQLRVGERQPLLGPPESMREHVVAASKAMKMGDWRTCHSFIINEKMNSKVWDLFPETQRVREMLVRKIQEESLRTYLFTYSSVYDSISMGTLSEMFELEIPTVHSIISKMIINEELMASLDQPTQTVVMHRTEPTSLQNMALQLAEKLGSLVENNERVFDLKQGIYGGYFNRDQKGGYQQNKSYNRDQRGGGYQGGGGGGYHGGGGGYQGGGGGGGYHGGGGGGGYHGGGGGGGGYHGGGGYHGGGGGGGYHGGGGGGGGYQGGGGGGYHGGGGGGGYHGGGGGGGYQGGGGGYQGNRGGYNRGGYRNQNQSNY, encoded by the exons ATGTCTCGTTTCTTCGCCACCGGGTCTGACAGCGAGTCAGAGGAGTCCTCGTCCGCCGATGAGATCACCCCTAAAGCACCCGGAACCACCTACAAGCC GTCGCTGCTTCTTAGTGACGATGAGGAGGACACTAAGCGAGTGGTCCGCAGCGCGAAAGACAAAAG GTTCGAGGAGTTGACCAACCTCATCAAGACCATCCGAAATGCCATGAAGATTCGCGACATGGCCAAATGTCTGGAGGAGTTTGAGCAGTTATGTCGAGCCTTCCTCAAAAGCAAGACTATAGTGGACAAAGAGGGTGTTCCCTCTTTCTATATCCGTCTGCTGGCCGACTTGGAGGACTATCTGAACCAG GTTTGGGAGgacaaagagggaaagaagaagatgaaCAAACACAACGCCAAAGCCCTCAGTACGCTACGTCAGAAGATCCGCAAGTACAACAGAGACTACGAAACAGAAATAACTTCATACAAGGAG AACCCTCAGGAGTCggccgatgaagaggaggagaaggaggcagggGATTCTG GCTCATCTTCTGATAGCGAtggagaggaagatgaagatggcGTTCCAGCCAAGTCCTTCTTGAAGAAAAAGCCTGAGGTTACCCCAGATGCCAGCAAGTTCCTTAAGTCCGCTAAAGGATCCGGG GATGAGTCTTCTTCGAGTGATGACGATGAAGACTGGGGCTCCGACACTGTCGACAGTGGCAGTGAGAGCTCGGATGAAGGGGACGGAAAGGGCGCCTCCCTGGCTGTTGTCTTCCTCAAGAA GGCTCAGGAGGGCGAGAAGTCCACTGAAAAGATcggtaagaagaagaaaaaggagaaaaaggagcTCCGCGAGGAGGagtttgaggaagaggagggaggagagggggtggaggggggctgggaGAAGGTGAAAGGAGGCGCCCCGATGGTTAAG GAAAAGCCTAAAATGTTTGCCAAAGGCACTGAAATCAATGTACCAGTGGTGGTGAAGAAGCTGAATGAGATCCTGCAAGCAAGAGGCAAAAAGGGCACAGACag GGCGGCCCAGATTGAGCTGCTCCACGCTTTGGCGAACATCGCTGGTGAGAATAACCTGGGCCAAGGAGTCCTGGTGAAGATCAAGTTCAACATCATCGCCTCCCTGTACGACTACAACCCCAACCTGGCGGCCTTCATGAAG cCTGAAATGTGGAAGAAGTGCCTGGAGTGCATCGATGAGCTGCTTGACATCCTGTTCGAACACAACGACATCTTCATCGGGGAGAACATTGCAGAGGACAGTGAGAGTCTGATCATCTCAGACCAG CCATTCCGGGTGCGTGGGTGCATCTTAACGTTGGTAGAGAGGATGGATGAAGAGTTCACCAAGATCATGCAGAACACCGATCCCCATTCACAAG aaTACGTCGACAACCTGAAAGACGAGGGGCACGTTTGCGGCATCATCGACCGGCTGCTCGACTACATGGAGACCAAAGGCAGCACCGAGGAGATTTGCCGCGTCTACCTGCGCAGAATCATGCACACCTACTACAAGTTTGACTACAAGGCCCACCGGCGCAGCCTGGGCCTCCCGGTCGAGTCCAAG TCCgagcaggaccaggaggagagcgagggtgAGGACAGCGCCGTGATCATGGACCGCCTCTGCAAGTTCATCTACGCCAAAGATCGCACCGACCGCATCCGCACCTGCGCCATCCTCTGCCACATCTACCACCACGCTCTGCATTCGCGCTGGTACCAGGCCCGCGACCTGATGCTCATGAGCCACCTGCAGGACAACATCCAGCACGCCGACCCCCCCGTGCAG ATCCTGTACAACAGAACCATGGTGCAACTCGGCATCTGTGCATTTAGGCAGGGCATGATTAAAGACGCCCACAACGCCCTGCTGGACATCCAGTCCTCTGGGCGAGCCAAGGAGCTCCTGGGTCAGGGGCTGCTCATGAGGAACATGCAGGAGAGGAACGCAGAGCAGGAGAAGATTGAAAAGAGAAGACAA GTGCCGTTCCACATGCACATCaacctggagctgctggagtgtgtgtacctggtgtcgGCCATGCTGCTGGAAATCCCCTACATGGCCGCCCACGAGTTCGATGCCCGCCGCAGGATGATCAGCAAGCAGTTCCATCACCAGCTGAGGGTGGGAGAGAGGCAGCCGCTGCTGG GGCCCCCAGAGAGCATGAGGGAGCATGTGGTGGCAGCCAGCAAGGCCATGAAGATGGGAGACTGGCGTACCTGCCACTCGTTCATCATCAACGAGAAGATGAACAGTAAAGTCTGGGACCTGTTCCCCGAGACGCAGAGAGTGCGCGAGATGCTCGTGAG gaAGATCCAGGAAGAGTCACTGAGGACTTACCTGTTCACCTACAGCAGCGTGTACGACTCCATCAG CATGGGGACCCTATCTGAGATGTTTGAGTTGGAGATACCCACCGTCCACAGCATCATCAGCAAGATGATCATCAACGAGGAGCTGATG GCGTCACTCGACCAGCCCACCCAGACGGTGGTGATGCACCGCACCGAGCCCACCTCCCTGCAGAACATGGCGCTGCAGCTGGCGGAGAAACTCGGCAGCCTGGTGGAGAACAACGAGCGCGTCTTCGACCTCAAGCAGGGCATCTATGGAGGATACTTCAACAGAG ACCAGAAAGGTGGCTACCAGCAGAACAAATCTTACAACAGAG ATCAGAGAGGCGGTGGCTAccagggaggtggtggtgggggctaccatggag gtggcggcggctaccaaggaggtggaggtggcggcggcTACCATGGCggtggaggtggcggcggcTACCATGGCGGTGGGGGCGGTGGCGGCGGCTACCATGGAGGCGGCGGCTATCACGGcggtggaggcggcggcggctaccatggaggtggaggcggtggcggcggctaccaaggaggcggaggcggcggctATCAcggaggtggaggtggcggcggctaccatggaggcgggggaggcggcggctaccagggaggaggcggcggctaCCAGGGGAATAGAGGCGGCTACAATAGAGGCGGCTACAGGAATCAGAACCAAAGCAACTACTGA
- the eif3c gene encoding eukaryotic translation initiation factor 3 subunit C isoform X14, with the protein MSRFFATGSDSESEESSSADEITPKAPGTTYKPSLLLSDDEEDTKRVVRSAKDKRFEELTNLIKTIRNAMKIRDMAKCLEEFEQLCRAFLKSKTIVDKEGVPSFYIRLLADLEDYLNQVWEDKEGKKKMNKHNAKALSTLRQKIRKYNRDYETEITSYKENPQESADEEEEKEAGDSGSSSDSDGEEDEDGVPAKSFLKKKPEVTPDASKFLKSAKGSGDESSSSDDDEDWGSDTVDSGSESSDEGDGKGASLAVVFLKKAQEGEKSTEKIGKKKKKEKKELREEEFEEEEGGEGVEGGWEKVKGGAPMVKEKPKMFAKGTEINVPVVVKKLNEILQARGKKGTDRAAQIELLHALANIAGENNLGQGVLVKIKFNIIASLYDYNPNLAAFMKPEMWKKCLECIDELLDILFEHNDIFIGENIAEDSESLIISDQPFRVRGCILTLVERMDEEFTKIMQNTDPHSQEYVDNLKDEGHVCGIIDRLLDYMETKGSTEEICRVYLRRIMHTYYKFDYKAHRRSLGLPVESKSEQDQEESEGEDSAVIMDRLCKFIYAKDRTDRIRTCAILCHIYHHALHSRWYQARDLMLMSHLQDNIQHADPPVQILYNRTMVQLGICAFRQGMIKDAHNALLDIQSSGRAKELLGQGLLMRNMQERNAEQEKIEKRRQVPFHMHINLELLECVYLVSAMLLEIPYMAAHEFDARRRMISKQFHHQLRVGERQPLLGPPESMREHVVAASKAMKMGDWRTCHSFIINEKMNSKVWDLFPETQRVREMLVRKIQEESLRTYLFTYSSVYDSISMGTLSEMFELEIPTVHSIISKMIINEELMASLDQPTQTVVMHRTEPTSLQNMALQLAEKLGSLVENNERVFDLKQGIYGGYFNRDQKGGYQQNKSYNRDQKGGYQQNKSYNRDQRGGGYQGGGGGGYHGGGGGYHGGGGGGGYHGGGGGGGGYHGGGGGGGYQGGGGGYQGNRGGYNRGGYRNQNQSNY; encoded by the exons ATGTCTCGTTTCTTCGCCACCGGGTCTGACAGCGAGTCAGAGGAGTCCTCGTCCGCCGATGAGATCACCCCTAAAGCACCCGGAACCACCTACAAGCC GTCGCTGCTTCTTAGTGACGATGAGGAGGACACTAAGCGAGTGGTCCGCAGCGCGAAAGACAAAAG GTTCGAGGAGTTGACCAACCTCATCAAGACCATCCGAAATGCCATGAAGATTCGCGACATGGCCAAATGTCTGGAGGAGTTTGAGCAGTTATGTCGAGCCTTCCTCAAAAGCAAGACTATAGTGGACAAAGAGGGTGTTCCCTCTTTCTATATCCGTCTGCTGGCCGACTTGGAGGACTATCTGAACCAG GTTTGGGAGgacaaagagggaaagaagaagatgaaCAAACACAACGCCAAAGCCCTCAGTACGCTACGTCAGAAGATCCGCAAGTACAACAGAGACTACGAAACAGAAATAACTTCATACAAGGAG AACCCTCAGGAGTCggccgatgaagaggaggagaaggaggcagggGATTCTG GCTCATCTTCTGATAGCGAtggagaggaagatgaagatggcGTTCCAGCCAAGTCCTTCTTGAAGAAAAAGCCTGAGGTTACCCCAGATGCCAGCAAGTTCCTTAAGTCCGCTAAAGGATCCGGG GATGAGTCTTCTTCGAGTGATGACGATGAAGACTGGGGCTCCGACACTGTCGACAGTGGCAGTGAGAGCTCGGATGAAGGGGACGGAAAGGGCGCCTCCCTGGCTGTTGTCTTCCTCAAGAA GGCTCAGGAGGGCGAGAAGTCCACTGAAAAGATcggtaagaagaagaaaaaggagaaaaaggagcTCCGCGAGGAGGagtttgaggaagaggagggaggagagggggtggaggggggctgggaGAAGGTGAAAGGAGGCGCCCCGATGGTTAAG GAAAAGCCTAAAATGTTTGCCAAAGGCACTGAAATCAATGTACCAGTGGTGGTGAAGAAGCTGAATGAGATCCTGCAAGCAAGAGGCAAAAAGGGCACAGACag GGCGGCCCAGATTGAGCTGCTCCACGCTTTGGCGAACATCGCTGGTGAGAATAACCTGGGCCAAGGAGTCCTGGTGAAGATCAAGTTCAACATCATCGCCTCCCTGTACGACTACAACCCCAACCTGGCGGCCTTCATGAAG cCTGAAATGTGGAAGAAGTGCCTGGAGTGCATCGATGAGCTGCTTGACATCCTGTTCGAACACAACGACATCTTCATCGGGGAGAACATTGCAGAGGACAGTGAGAGTCTGATCATCTCAGACCAG CCATTCCGGGTGCGTGGGTGCATCTTAACGTTGGTAGAGAGGATGGATGAAGAGTTCACCAAGATCATGCAGAACACCGATCCCCATTCACAAG aaTACGTCGACAACCTGAAAGACGAGGGGCACGTTTGCGGCATCATCGACCGGCTGCTCGACTACATGGAGACCAAAGGCAGCACCGAGGAGATTTGCCGCGTCTACCTGCGCAGAATCATGCACACCTACTACAAGTTTGACTACAAGGCCCACCGGCGCAGCCTGGGCCTCCCGGTCGAGTCCAAG TCCgagcaggaccaggaggagagcgagggtgAGGACAGCGCCGTGATCATGGACCGCCTCTGCAAGTTCATCTACGCCAAAGATCGCACCGACCGCATCCGCACCTGCGCCATCCTCTGCCACATCTACCACCACGCTCTGCATTCGCGCTGGTACCAGGCCCGCGACCTGATGCTCATGAGCCACCTGCAGGACAACATCCAGCACGCCGACCCCCCCGTGCAG ATCCTGTACAACAGAACCATGGTGCAACTCGGCATCTGTGCATTTAGGCAGGGCATGATTAAAGACGCCCACAACGCCCTGCTGGACATCCAGTCCTCTGGGCGAGCCAAGGAGCTCCTGGGTCAGGGGCTGCTCATGAGGAACATGCAGGAGAGGAACGCAGAGCAGGAGAAGATTGAAAAGAGAAGACAA GTGCCGTTCCACATGCACATCaacctggagctgctggagtgtgtgtacctggtgtcgGCCATGCTGCTGGAAATCCCCTACATGGCCGCCCACGAGTTCGATGCCCGCCGCAGGATGATCAGCAAGCAGTTCCATCACCAGCTGAGGGTGGGAGAGAGGCAGCCGCTGCTGG GGCCCCCAGAGAGCATGAGGGAGCATGTGGTGGCAGCCAGCAAGGCCATGAAGATGGGAGACTGGCGTACCTGCCACTCGTTCATCATCAACGAGAAGATGAACAGTAAAGTCTGGGACCTGTTCCCCGAGACGCAGAGAGTGCGCGAGATGCTCGTGAG gaAGATCCAGGAAGAGTCACTGAGGACTTACCTGTTCACCTACAGCAGCGTGTACGACTCCATCAG CATGGGGACCCTATCTGAGATGTTTGAGTTGGAGATACCCACCGTCCACAGCATCATCAGCAAGATGATCATCAACGAGGAGCTGATG GCGTCACTCGACCAGCCCACCCAGACGGTGGTGATGCACCGCACCGAGCCCACCTCCCTGCAGAACATGGCGCTGCAGCTGGCGGAGAAACTCGGCAGCCTGGTGGAGAACAACGAGCGCGTCTTCGACCTCAAGCAGGGCATCTATGGAGGATACTTCAACAGAG ACCAGAAAGGTGGCTACCAGCAGAACAAATCTTACAACAGAG ACCAGAAAGGTGGCTACCAGCAGAACAAATCCTACAACAGAG ATCAGAGAGGCGGTGGCTAccagggaggtggtggtgggggctaccatggag gtggcggcggcTACCATGGCggtggaggtggcggcggcTACCATGGCGGTGGGGGCG gtggcggcggctaccatggaggcgggggaggcggcggctaccagggaggaggcggcggctaCCAGGGGAATAGAGGCGGCTACAATAGAGGCGGCTACAGGAATCAGAACCAAAGCAACTACTGA
- the eif3c gene encoding eukaryotic translation initiation factor 3 subunit C isoform X5: MSRFFATGSDSESEESSSADEITPKAPGTTYKPSLLLSDDEEDTKRVVRSAKDKRFEELTNLIKTIRNAMKIRDMAKCLEEFEQLCRAFLKSKTIVDKEGVPSFYIRLLADLEDYLNQVWEDKEGKKKMNKHNAKALSTLRQKIRKYNRDYETEITSYKENPQESADEEEEKEAGDSGSSSDSDGEEDEDGVPAKSFLKKKPEVTPDASKFLKSAKGSGDESSSSDDDEDWGSDTVDSGSESSDEGDGKGASLAVVFLKKAQEGEKSTEKIGKKKKKEKKELREEEFEEEEGGEGVEGGWEKVKGGAPMVKEKPKMFAKGTEINVPVVVKKLNEILQARGKKGTDRAAQIELLHALANIAGENNLGQGVLVKIKFNIIASLYDYNPNLAAFMKPEMWKKCLECIDELLDILFEHNDIFIGENIAEDSESLIISDQPFRVRGCILTLVERMDEEFTKIMQNTDPHSQEYVDNLKDEGHVCGIIDRLLDYMETKGSTEEICRVYLRRIMHTYYKFDYKAHRRSLGLPVESKSEQDQEESEGEDSAVIMDRLCKFIYAKDRTDRIRTCAILCHIYHHALHSRWYQARDLMLMSHLQDNIQHADPPVQILYNRTMVQLGICAFRQGMIKDAHNALLDIQSSGRAKELLGQGLLMRNMQERNAEQEKIEKRRQVPFHMHINLELLECVYLVSAMLLEIPYMAAHEFDARRRMISKQFHHQLRVGERQPLLGPPESMREHVVAASKAMKMGDWRTCHSFIINEKMNSKVWDLFPETQRVREMLVRKIQEESLRTYLFTYSSVYDSISMGTLSEMFELEIPTVHSIISKMIINEELMASLDQPTQTVVMHRTEPTSLQNMALQLAEKLGSLVENNERVFDLKQGIYGGYFNRDQKGGYQQNKSYNRDQKGGYQQNKSYNRDQRGGGYQGGGGGGYHGGGGGYQGGGGGGGYHGGGGGGGYHGGGGGGGGYHGGGGYHGGGGGGGYHGGGGGGGGYQGGGGGGYHGGGGGGGYHGGGGGGGYQGGGGGYQGNRGGYNRGGYRNQNQSNY, translated from the exons ATGTCTCGTTTCTTCGCCACCGGGTCTGACAGCGAGTCAGAGGAGTCCTCGTCCGCCGATGAGATCACCCCTAAAGCACCCGGAACCACCTACAAGCC GTCGCTGCTTCTTAGTGACGATGAGGAGGACACTAAGCGAGTGGTCCGCAGCGCGAAAGACAAAAG GTTCGAGGAGTTGACCAACCTCATCAAGACCATCCGAAATGCCATGAAGATTCGCGACATGGCCAAATGTCTGGAGGAGTTTGAGCAGTTATGTCGAGCCTTCCTCAAAAGCAAGACTATAGTGGACAAAGAGGGTGTTCCCTCTTTCTATATCCGTCTGCTGGCCGACTTGGAGGACTATCTGAACCAG GTTTGGGAGgacaaagagggaaagaagaagatgaaCAAACACAACGCCAAAGCCCTCAGTACGCTACGTCAGAAGATCCGCAAGTACAACAGAGACTACGAAACAGAAATAACTTCATACAAGGAG AACCCTCAGGAGTCggccgatgaagaggaggagaaggaggcagggGATTCTG GCTCATCTTCTGATAGCGAtggagaggaagatgaagatggcGTTCCAGCCAAGTCCTTCTTGAAGAAAAAGCCTGAGGTTACCCCAGATGCCAGCAAGTTCCTTAAGTCCGCTAAAGGATCCGGG GATGAGTCTTCTTCGAGTGATGACGATGAAGACTGGGGCTCCGACACTGTCGACAGTGGCAGTGAGAGCTCGGATGAAGGGGACGGAAAGGGCGCCTCCCTGGCTGTTGTCTTCCTCAAGAA GGCTCAGGAGGGCGAGAAGTCCACTGAAAAGATcggtaagaagaagaaaaaggagaaaaaggagcTCCGCGAGGAGGagtttgaggaagaggagggaggagagggggtggaggggggctgggaGAAGGTGAAAGGAGGCGCCCCGATGGTTAAG GAAAAGCCTAAAATGTTTGCCAAAGGCACTGAAATCAATGTACCAGTGGTGGTGAAGAAGCTGAATGAGATCCTGCAAGCAAGAGGCAAAAAGGGCACAGACag GGCGGCCCAGATTGAGCTGCTCCACGCTTTGGCGAACATCGCTGGTGAGAATAACCTGGGCCAAGGAGTCCTGGTGAAGATCAAGTTCAACATCATCGCCTCCCTGTACGACTACAACCCCAACCTGGCGGCCTTCATGAAG cCTGAAATGTGGAAGAAGTGCCTGGAGTGCATCGATGAGCTGCTTGACATCCTGTTCGAACACAACGACATCTTCATCGGGGAGAACATTGCAGAGGACAGTGAGAGTCTGATCATCTCAGACCAG CCATTCCGGGTGCGTGGGTGCATCTTAACGTTGGTAGAGAGGATGGATGAAGAGTTCACCAAGATCATGCAGAACACCGATCCCCATTCACAAG aaTACGTCGACAACCTGAAAGACGAGGGGCACGTTTGCGGCATCATCGACCGGCTGCTCGACTACATGGAGACCAAAGGCAGCACCGAGGAGATTTGCCGCGTCTACCTGCGCAGAATCATGCACACCTACTACAAGTTTGACTACAAGGCCCACCGGCGCAGCCTGGGCCTCCCGGTCGAGTCCAAG TCCgagcaggaccaggaggagagcgagggtgAGGACAGCGCCGTGATCATGGACCGCCTCTGCAAGTTCATCTACGCCAAAGATCGCACCGACCGCATCCGCACCTGCGCCATCCTCTGCCACATCTACCACCACGCTCTGCATTCGCGCTGGTACCAGGCCCGCGACCTGATGCTCATGAGCCACCTGCAGGACAACATCCAGCACGCCGACCCCCCCGTGCAG ATCCTGTACAACAGAACCATGGTGCAACTCGGCATCTGTGCATTTAGGCAGGGCATGATTAAAGACGCCCACAACGCCCTGCTGGACATCCAGTCCTCTGGGCGAGCCAAGGAGCTCCTGGGTCAGGGGCTGCTCATGAGGAACATGCAGGAGAGGAACGCAGAGCAGGAGAAGATTGAAAAGAGAAGACAA GTGCCGTTCCACATGCACATCaacctggagctgctggagtgtgtgtacctggtgtcgGCCATGCTGCTGGAAATCCCCTACATGGCCGCCCACGAGTTCGATGCCCGCCGCAGGATGATCAGCAAGCAGTTCCATCACCAGCTGAGGGTGGGAGAGAGGCAGCCGCTGCTGG GGCCCCCAGAGAGCATGAGGGAGCATGTGGTGGCAGCCAGCAAGGCCATGAAGATGGGAGACTGGCGTACCTGCCACTCGTTCATCATCAACGAGAAGATGAACAGTAAAGTCTGGGACCTGTTCCCCGAGACGCAGAGAGTGCGCGAGATGCTCGTGAG gaAGATCCAGGAAGAGTCACTGAGGACTTACCTGTTCACCTACAGCAGCGTGTACGACTCCATCAG CATGGGGACCCTATCTGAGATGTTTGAGTTGGAGATACCCACCGTCCACAGCATCATCAGCAAGATGATCATCAACGAGGAGCTGATG GCGTCACTCGACCAGCCCACCCAGACGGTGGTGATGCACCGCACCGAGCCCACCTCCCTGCAGAACATGGCGCTGCAGCTGGCGGAGAAACTCGGCAGCCTGGTGGAGAACAACGAGCGCGTCTTCGACCTCAAGCAGGGCATCTATGGAGGATACTTCAACAGAG ACCAGAAAGGTGGCTACCAGCAGAACAAATCTTACAACAGAG ACCAGAAAGGTGGCTACCAGCAGAACAAATCCTACAACAGAG ATCAGAGAGGCGGTGGCTAccagggaggtggtggtgggggctaccatggag gtggcggcggctaccaaggaggtggaggtggcggcggcTACCATGGCggtggaggtggcggcggcTACCATGGCGGTGGGGGCGGTGGCGGCGGCTACCATGGAGGCGGCGGCTATCACGGcggtggaggcggcggcggctaccatggaggtggaggcggtggcggcggctaccaaggaggcggaggcggcggctATCAcggaggtggaggtggcggcggctaccatggaggcgggggaggcggcggctaccagggaggaggcggcggctaCCAGGGGAATAGAGGCGGCTACAATAGAGGCGGCTACAGGAATCAGAACCAAAGCAACTACTGA